The Nocardia arthritidis genome has a window encoding:
- a CDS encoding hydroxypyruvate isomerase family protein has translation MRHTLRYEVNCSILFTELPVLARPAAARQAGFDAVEFWWPFDSAVPGDAEIDAFVGAVADAGVALAGLNFAAGDMPGGDRGLVSWPARSAEFRDNIDVTIGIGERLGCRNFNALYGNRIVGVSAEEQDELATENLAAAAAAADRIGGTVLVEPVSGADRYPLRTAAHALAVLDRVQTATGATNLGLLADLYHLAVNGDDVDKVIAEHTGRIAHVQIADHPGRNEPGSGELPLSRQLTELWTRGYRGWVGLEYRPSGATADSFDWLPRDRRAADGD, from the coding sequence GTGCGGCATACGCTTCGCTACGAGGTCAACTGTTCGATCCTGTTCACCGAACTACCCGTGCTCGCGCGCCCGGCGGCGGCGCGGCAGGCCGGCTTCGACGCGGTCGAGTTCTGGTGGCCGTTCGACAGCGCGGTCCCCGGCGACGCGGAGATCGACGCGTTCGTCGGCGCCGTCGCCGATGCGGGTGTCGCGCTGGCCGGACTGAACTTCGCCGCGGGCGATATGCCGGGCGGCGATCGCGGATTGGTCTCCTGGCCGGCCCGATCCGCGGAATTTCGCGACAATATCGACGTCACAATCGGGATCGGCGAGCGACTCGGTTGCCGGAACTTCAACGCGCTCTACGGAAATCGGATCGTCGGAGTATCGGCGGAGGAGCAGGACGAGTTGGCGACGGAAAACCTCGCCGCCGCGGCCGCGGCCGCCGACCGCATCGGCGGCACCGTCCTCGTCGAGCCGGTCAGCGGCGCCGACCGCTACCCGCTGCGCACCGCCGCGCACGCCCTCGCCGTCCTGGACCGGGTGCAGACCGCCACGGGCGCAACGAATCTCGGACTGCTCGCCGACCTCTACCACCTGGCGGTCAACGGCGACGACGTCGACAAGGTCATCGCCGAACACACCGGCCGGATCGCCCACGTCCAGATCGCCGACCATCCGGGCCGGAACGAACCGGGCAGCGGCGAACTGCCGTTGTCGCGTCAGCTCACCGAGTTGTGGACTCGCGGCTACCGTGGCTGGGTCGGACTCGAATACCGGCCCTCCGGCGCCACCGCCGACAGCTTCGACTGGCTGCCGCGCGACCGCCGCGCCGCCGATGGCGACTGA